A single genomic interval of Amycolatopsis albispora harbors:
- a CDS encoding helix-turn-helix domain-containing protein → MPRAERPLESDGSALSHFAAALRALRVKAGSPPYRELARRAHYSSTTLSDAAGGRRLPSLEVTLAYVRACGGDVEEWEQRWRSVAVELSTAATPADSPISEGAPYVGLRAYGSEDAEWFFGRERLVDDLLHRITQQRLVAVVGPSGSGTSSLLHAGLVPRLTGLVLMSTPGAHPFEECAIRLAALTKNAVASVREDLMSDSGGLHRQVSQLVGSCPAVGDVVIIVDQFDELFTTCQDDHERTRFVAALLNAATADDSRCRVVLGVCADVLPQCVRLPELADALRGAKVAVGPMSPDELRRAISQPAGRARCAVESGLLATLVALAHNQSGALPWLSQALLETWRRRKGNTLTLAAFEASGGFDAALANTAEAVFTALDQQRQNAARYVFQRLTAPGEEAQDVACAVKVRELHDDPAVADVVGLFIRARLLVRGTNYLELAHEALVHVWPRLRAWLGQDREGRRLHRELSDATALWERHDRDRSALLRGTRLALLRAWADRTWYPNTAERAFLDASVAAEKRDHDTRRRMTLRQRRLVVSVVLVFLMAISIMAYPCTTAAHSPRSTTLADAGSHWLQVATPGSTPRRALDK, encoded by the coding sequence ATGCCGCGTGCTGAACGGCCGTTGGAGTCGGATGGTTCCGCCCTTTCGCACTTTGCCGCTGCTCTGAGGGCCCTGCGGGTGAAGGCAGGTAGTCCGCCGTATCGGGAATTGGCGCGGCGTGCGCACTACTCGTCGACGACGTTGTCTGACGCGGCCGGTGGGCGCCGGTTGCCGAGCCTGGAGGTGACGCTGGCGTATGTGCGGGCTTGTGGCGGGGACGTCGAGGAGTGGGAGCAGCGGTGGCGGTCGGTCGCCGTGGAGCTGAGCACCGCGGCCACGCCTGCCGACAGTCCGATCTCCGAAGGTGCGCCGTATGTCGGCCTGCGTGCCTACGGCAGCGAGGACGCCGAGTGGTTCTTCGGCCGTGAACGCCTTGTTGATGACCTTCTCCACCGGATCACGCAACAGAGACTGGTGGCGGTCGTCGGCCCGTCGGGATCCGGGACGTCCTCGCTGCTGCACGCCGGCCTAGTCCCGAGATTGACCGGCCTCGTTCTCATGTCCACCCCCGGTGCTCACCCTTTTGAGGAGTGCGCGATCCGGCTCGCGGCGCTCACCAAGAACGCCGTGGCGAGCGTGCGCGAGGATCTGATGAGCGACTCCGGAGGTTTGCACCGGCAGGTCTCGCAGCTGGTTGGCTCCTGCCCAGCGGTGGGCGACGTGGTGATCATCGTTGACCAGTTCGACGAACTGTTCACGACCTGCCAGGACGATCACGAACGAACGCGGTTTGTCGCCGCGCTACTCAACGCGGCCACGGCTGACGACAGCCGCTGCCGCGTCGTGCTCGGTGTGTGTGCTGACGTTCTGCCGCAGTGCGTGCGGCTCCCGGAGCTAGCCGACGCTCTCCGGGGCGCAAAGGTCGCCGTCGGCCCGATGAGTCCGGACGAGCTGCGCCGGGCGATTTCCCAGCCGGCTGGCCGTGCCAGGTGCGCGGTCGAGAGCGGCTTGCTCGCCACGCTCGTAGCGCTCGCACACAATCAGTCTGGTGCGCTGCCGTGGCTATCACAGGCCCTGCTCGAGACGTGGCGGCGCCGCAAAGGCAACACCCTCACCCTCGCCGCTTTCGAAGCCAGCGGAGGCTTCGACGCTGCCTTGGCGAACACCGCCGAAGCCGTCTTCACCGCGCTTGACCAACAGCGGCAAAACGCTGCCCGCTATGTGTTTCAACGACTGACTGCACCCGGTGAGGAAGCCCAGGACGTTGCGTGCGCCGTCAAGGTGCGGGAACTGCACGACGACCCCGCTGTCGCCGACGTCGTCGGGCTGTTCATCCGGGCACGGCTGCTGGTGCGTGGCACGAACTATCTCGAACTGGCACACGAGGCACTGGTCCACGTGTGGCCGCGTCTCCGGGCGTGGCTGGGCCAAGACCGCGAGGGCCGGCGGCTCCACCGCGAACTTAGCGATGCCACCGCACTGTGGGAACGTCACGACCGAGACCGCAGCGCGTTGCTCCGCGGTACCCGACTCGCACTCCTCCGCGCCTGGGCCGACCGCACCTGGTATCCGAACACCGCGGAGCGAGCGTTTCTCGACGCCAGCGTGGCCGCTGAGAAACGGGATCACGACACACGCCGACGGATGACACTCCGCCAACGGCGACTCGTCGTGTCCGTCGTACTGGTATTCCTCATGGCGATATCGATCATGGCCTACCCGTGCACCACGGCAGCCCATTCCCCGAGGTCAACGACGTTAGCCGACGCTGGGTCGCACTGGCTCCAGGTGGCGACTCCAGGCAGTACGCCACGTCGCGCACTCGACAAATGA
- a CDS encoding NUDIX hydrolase — protein sequence MPQDLQHRPKVALAVDLAIFTVREDRFQILLVERANQPYRGQLALPGGFIDTDDEDIDVTAARELAEETGLTADRLHLEQLRTYGRPDRDPRGRVVTVCYLALMPDLPIPVAGGDARSARWAPVDAILTGEVHLAFDHQVIVSDAVERARGKLEYSSLGAAFCPAEFTISELRRVYEIVWGQQLDPRNFHRKITSVAGFLVPTGERTTRDGGRPAALYRRGPATVMHPPILRGHNQNHSER from the coding sequence ATGCCTCAAGATCTACAACACCGACCCAAGGTCGCTTTGGCCGTCGACCTGGCGATTTTCACCGTGCGCGAAGATCGATTTCAAATCTTGCTCGTGGAACGGGCTAATCAGCCTTACCGCGGCCAGTTGGCGTTGCCTGGCGGTTTTATCGATACCGATGATGAAGACATCGATGTCACCGCTGCCCGGGAACTGGCAGAGGAGACCGGGCTGACGGCCGATCGGCTGCATCTGGAACAGTTACGTACCTACGGCAGGCCAGATCGTGATCCTCGGGGAAGGGTGGTGACCGTGTGCTACTTGGCATTGATGCCCGATCTGCCCATTCCCGTCGCGGGCGGGGACGCTCGCTCCGCGCGCTGGGCACCGGTCGACGCGATCCTCACTGGCGAGGTGCACTTGGCGTTCGATCACCAGGTGATCGTTTCCGACGCGGTGGAACGCGCCCGCGGCAAACTCGAATATTCCAGCCTGGGCGCGGCCTTCTGCCCGGCGGAATTCACGATCAGCGAACTCCGCCGCGTGTACGAGATCGTCTGGGGACAGCAGCTCGATCCCCGCAACTTCCACCGCAAGATTACCAGCGTGGCAGGGTTTCTTGTGCCCACCGGTGAGCGAACGACCCGGGACGGTGGCCGCCCCGCCGCCCTCTACCGGCGCGGACCGGCCACGGTGATGCACCCGCCGATCCTGCGCGGACACAACCAGAACCATTCGGAAAGATGA
- a CDS encoding 5'-methylthioadenosine/S-adenosylhomocysteine nucleosidase, translated as MNSTPEPTIVVLTALDVEYAAVRALLRSPRVEHHQAGTLFEVGQTPNGQRTVVLARTGQGNQAAAVITERAITTFAPQALLFVGVAGALDDDLESGDIVVATKVYGYHGGKEEDSGFLTRPQAWEASYVLEELARHTSRLGAWTALVQDSPNAQQPQVHFKPVAAGEVVLNSRTTPLAAQLHTTYNDAAAIEMESAGVAKAGHLNHNLPTLAIRGISDKADGNKHTADKAGGQPIAAANAAAFAIALTETIPADGKRHTSNTEGAARGQKDPGPGATHPDTTVTDSDGSRAGKYRMLLRDNKGVQAGEHNTQHNTFN; from the coding sequence ATGAATAGCACGCCCGAGCCCACCATCGTGGTCCTGACCGCACTCGACGTGGAATACGCCGCCGTGCGCGCCCTGCTGCGCAGCCCTCGAGTAGAGCACCACCAGGCGGGGACACTGTTCGAAGTAGGTCAGACGCCGAATGGTCAACGAACCGTCGTTCTTGCCCGCACCGGGCAAGGGAACCAAGCGGCAGCCGTGATCACCGAACGCGCCATCACCACCTTCGCACCCCAGGCGTTGCTGTTCGTCGGCGTCGCCGGTGCCCTCGATGACGACCTCGAATCCGGGGACATCGTCGTAGCGACCAAGGTCTATGGCTACCACGGCGGCAAGGAAGAAGACAGTGGCTTCCTCACCCGGCCGCAAGCCTGGGAAGCCTCCTACGTTCTCGAGGAACTCGCACGCCACACCTCGCGACTCGGCGCCTGGACCGCCCTCGTGCAAGACTCCCCCAACGCGCAGCAGCCCCAGGTGCATTTCAAACCGGTCGCGGCCGGTGAAGTCGTCCTCAACTCCCGAACCACCCCACTCGCGGCACAACTGCACACCACCTACAACGACGCCGCCGCCATCGAAATGGAAAGCGCCGGCGTCGCCAAAGCAGGTCACCTCAACCACAACCTGCCCACCCTCGCGATCCGCGGTATCAGCGACAAGGCCGACGGCAACAAACACACCGCCGACAAAGCCGGCGGCCAACCCATCGCCGCGGCCAACGCAGCCGCCTTCGCCATCGCCCTCACCGAAACAATCCCCGCAGACGGCAAGCGACACACCTCGAATACGGAGGGTGCGGCACGGGGCCAGAAAGATCCTGGGCCAGGCGCCACGCACCCCGACACGACGGTGACCGATTCAGACGGAAGCCGGGCGGGAAAGTACCGCATGCTACTGCGGGACAACAAAGGCGTGCAGGCAGGCGAGCACAACACCCAGCACAACACCTTCAACTGA
- a CDS encoding ATP-binding protein gives MPANPPGPEQTPAASQPQGQLPPTHEVRNSQGVQAGHYNTQNNYYVHQAAGTGAAAVVTTVTGSAEHAGELLVGRDDQLERLLNLLAPTERNPGPVVVAGMGGIGKTTLSSHTASVAADRGWFPGGVLFVDLRGYDLDNHQVQPERVFASMLRILAPDDQVPATVDEQAAAYHQVLSRLATQRRRVLLVLDNAATSTQIADLVPRAGLHRTLITSRDTLSLPGAHQFNLDVMHAHDALQLLSAILTRRRPGDRRTASEPDAAKRLAVTTCGALPLAVEITASVLADEPDLSITDLIAELETVGGTGVHRLPAGERTVGAVIDQSWHRLRTRHPDAARLLPLLTLNPGSDFHTDAAAALAGHPPAATVSWLRTLRHASLLRRTESGRWTMHDLIRNHARDHLHHSDTPDPNTATQRLLDHYEQTTKAADRHLRDLAGDLEFERFTRREDALAWLDAERANLVAAVGLALTGRQHDLTTRLAAALDEYLHWRHHVSDRLTVSEYSLIAAQHLNIPRTLAASLNYSGLALRGARWFGEAITALQKARDLYGELGDRHGEGRAWNNLGNVLRQVRRFDEAITAHQNHLKICRELNDHHAEGVACNNLGSALQEVRRFDEAITAHQKARDLFQKLGDRHAEGRAWNNLGNALQEVRRFDEAITAHQKARDLFQKLGDRHAEGRAWNNLGNALQEVRRFDEAITAHQNHLKICRELNDHHAEGVARNNLGNALRQVRRFDDAITACQKARDLFQELGDRRGEGGSWNNLGSALQEVRRFDEAITAHQKARDLYRELGDRHAEGRAWNNLGNALRQVRRFNEAITAHQNHLKICRELNDHHAEGVAWNNLGLAQRDSGRPEEAKAAGTEAISAFRMAGDAHNENAVNGWLNELS, from the coding sequence ATGCCCGCTAACCCACCCGGTCCGGAACAGACACCTGCCGCTTCCCAGCCGCAAGGTCAGCTACCGCCGACGCACGAGGTCCGCAACAGCCAGGGCGTCCAGGCAGGCCACTACAACACTCAGAACAACTACTACGTCCATCAAGCCGCTGGGACCGGCGCGGCCGCGGTTGTCACCACCGTGACCGGCAGCGCCGAGCACGCGGGAGAGCTCTTAGTCGGCCGAGACGACCAGCTCGAGCGGCTGCTGAATCTGCTCGCACCCACCGAGCGGAACCCGGGCCCCGTGGTGGTGGCCGGGATGGGCGGGATAGGCAAGACAACCCTGAGCAGCCACACGGCCTCAGTCGCCGCGGACCGGGGCTGGTTTCCCGGCGGCGTGCTCTTCGTGGACTTGCGCGGCTACGACCTTGACAACCACCAAGTCCAGCCCGAGCGCGTGTTCGCGTCGATGCTGCGGATCCTCGCACCCGACGATCAGGTCCCGGCCACCGTTGACGAGCAGGCAGCGGCGTATCACCAGGTTCTAAGCAGGCTCGCGACCCAGCGACGACGAGTATTGCTGGTCTTGGACAACGCCGCCACCAGCACACAGATCGCGGACCTCGTGCCACGGGCCGGACTGCATCGAACGCTGATCACCAGCCGCGACACATTGAGTTTGCCCGGCGCCCATCAGTTCAACCTCGACGTCATGCACGCCCACGACGCACTGCAACTGCTGAGTGCCATCCTCACCCGCCGGCGGCCCGGCGACCGACGAACCGCCAGTGAACCGGACGCCGCGAAACGTCTGGCGGTGACAACGTGCGGTGCGCTGCCGTTGGCGGTAGAAATCACCGCCTCAGTTCTGGCCGACGAGCCCGACCTGTCCATTACAGACCTGATCGCCGAACTCGAAACGGTGGGCGGGACCGGAGTCCACCGCCTGCCCGCTGGCGAACGCACCGTCGGTGCGGTGATCGACCAGTCTTGGCATCGGCTACGCACCCGCCACCCCGACGCCGCACGCCTGCTGCCCCTTCTGACTCTCAACCCCGGCTCGGACTTCCACACCGACGCCGCCGCCGCTCTCGCCGGCCACCCACCAGCAGCGACAGTGTCGTGGCTACGGACACTGCGCCACGCAAGCCTCCTGCGCCGTACCGAAAGCGGCAGGTGGACGATGCACGACCTCATCCGCAACCACGCCCGCGACCACCTCCACCACAGCGACACCCCGGACCCAAACACGGCAACTCAGCGGCTGCTCGACCACTACGAACAAACCACCAAAGCGGCAGACCGTCACCTGCGAGACCTGGCCGGCGACCTTGAGTTTGAACGGTTCACTAGGCGAGAAGATGCGCTCGCCTGGTTAGACGCCGAACGAGCCAACCTTGTCGCCGCAGTCGGCCTCGCTCTCACCGGTCGCCAACATGACCTCACCACCCGTCTCGCCGCCGCATTGGACGAGTATTTGCACTGGCGGCATCACGTCTCCGACCGACTCACCGTCAGCGAATATTCCCTCATCGCTGCACAGCACCTCAACATCCCCCGGACGCTCGCGGCCTCCTTGAACTATTCTGGACTCGCTTTGCGCGGGGCGCGGTGGTTTGGCGAGGCGATCACCGCTCTCCAAAAGGCCCGCGACCTCTACGGAGAATTAGGCGACCGCCACGGCGAAGGGAGAGCGTGGAACAACCTCGGAAACGTACTCCGGCAGGTGCGGCGATTCGACGAAGCCATCACCGCCCACCAGAACCACTTGAAGATCTGCCGCGAGCTAAACGACCACCACGCCGAAGGCGTGGCGTGCAACAACCTCGGAAGCGCGCTCCAAGAGGTGCGGCGATTCGACGAAGCCATCACCGCCCACCAAAAAGCCCGCGACCTCTTTCAAAAACTAGGCGACCGCCACGCCGAAGGAAGAGCGTGGAACAACCTCGGAAACGCGCTCCAAGAGGTGCGGCGATTCGACGAAGCCATCACCGCCCACCAAAAAGCCCGCGACCTCTTTCAAAAACTAGGCGACCGCCACGCCGAAGGAAGAGCGTGGAACAACCTCGGAAACGCGCTCCAAGAGGTGCGGCGATTCGACGAAGCCATCACCGCCCACCAGAACCACTTGAAGATCTGCCGCGAGCTAAACGACCACCACGCCGAAGGCGTGGCGCGCAACAACCTCGGAAACGCGCTCCGGCAGGTGCGACGATTCGATGACGCCATCACCGCTTGCCAGAAAGCCCGCGACCTCTTTCAAGAACTAGGCGACCGCCGCGGCGAAGGGGGATCGTGGAACAACCTCGGAAGCGCGCTCCAAGAGGTGCGGCGATTCGACGAAGCCATCACCGCCCACCAAAAAGCCCGCGACCTCTACCGAGAACTAGGCGACCGCCACGCCGAAGGAAGAGCGTGGAACAACCTCGGAAACGCACTCCGGCAGGTGCGGCGGTTCAACGAAGCCATCACCGCCCACCAGAACCACTTGAAGATCTGCCGCGAGCTAAACGACCACCACGCCGAAGGCGTGGCGTGGAACAACCTCGGGCTCGCGCAAAGGGATTCGGGGCGCCCAGAGGAGGCAAAAGCTGCCGGCACAGAAGCGATCTCGGCGTTTCGCATGGCGGGGGACGCACACAATGAGAACGCCGTGAATGGGTGGCTGAACGAGCTGTCTTAG
- a CDS encoding RHS repeat-associated core domain-containing protein, translating to MSEGNPLVAQAQSQTTGVTGIGIAESAVDLANGVSDGSWVEAGLGAVGVGLEVLSMVVDPIGTLASYGVSWLIEHVQPLKEALDWLAGDPPVIQSFSETWANVAAEVNTIAGDLTNEVNNGTAGWQGEGAEAYRGAAAEQADALAGAASLADGISAGVMIMGTVVATVRELVRDLVAELVGKLITWALEAAATLGFATPAIAVQATTAISKTISKISDFIRKLVKTIGNVSPKIRKIIDKLGEIIEKLSKMLRKGGKPGGGTTPSSAKGGPPKSPDTTPNSPDTTPSGTDTTPSGADGPGSTSPGGTSPSKSPGKGDPDATGGQKSEGVGGCDGKGGDPVDTVSGQMITAGTDVTLPGLLPLLLVRSYASGYLDGRSFGPGWACTLDQRLVLTDARVRYLGEDAEVLSYPHPARNGEPVLPAFGARWRLSWDAATETYLITDPGSGWTRHFTASAADPDLWLISALSDRSGHRVDYLRDEAGTPVAVTHSGGYRVAVDTVRGPAGTRIAGYRLLGAGPQGTDQPVVSFRYDNRGRLTGIVNSTGVPYEYGYDDVDRIVEWVDRNGYRYRYVYGDDGRVVRGEGLGGFLNATFDYDLDNRVTVVTDSLGHRIEYHYDEHNHISAVVDQNGNVERPEFDRLHRLISYTDKNGNVTRYERDETGEPVRIVYPDGTQTTIEYDPRWQLPVRVTRPNGGVWRHTYDHAGRLLSTVDPLGAVVTNELDERGHLTATIDADGGRWSYTSDGTGRPLSITSPLGETTRFRLDGFGRVIEAVDPRGRVTRYGWTVEGAPTWRVGPDGNREERVYDAEGNLVRSRSASGAVSTREYGPFSMLIARTGQDGIRHTFAYDTELRLTGVTNPAGQVWSYRYDPVGQLVGEQDFTGRVVDYQVDAMGSLVRRSEAGGAVVELARDVRGRVLRQSVAGRHTDFEYDEGGWLRRVGDGDTEVTYERDLLGHPLVESINGRAVRSEFDAVGRRTRRVTPSGIETTWRYDELRRETELVGTAGTIAFEYQAGNEVLRRLGANATLTQTYDDLGRLTGQALFSAAASPGTRGQVRAVQQRTFRYRPDGQLTAIDDRLRGDRVYELTPGGRVTGVRASTWSERYAYDALGNVVAADPGPEPSDEDSPATGGPRQVDGVLLRAAGRVSYDYDAAGRVVRQVRRTLSGRRLVREYEWNDLHQLVAVTTPEGVRWHYTYDPFGRRLAKYRLGEDGTIAEEITFAWDGTLLAEERRTVAGTTTVTAWDYRSGSAEPVAQTSRSWLADAPAEIIDTRFHAIVADLIGTPTELVDADGQVAWYQTTGLWGNQLAVSASAGTSCPLRFPGQYHDAETGLHYNVHRYYDPHTARYLSPDPLGLSPSANHYTYVANPLAVADPLGLAGYQDPASGRFARDPALPPADHVHNRSTEYPSGYRQQTHDEMAAKWTDEGRAQGGTPRDPTTGERIPHDQLTWRDATGREIPYYDSEGRTNLTYEHVPPVARHWIEEGYNMTDAERADWYNRTDDMEAMGRSENSSGGGKMTERYADQAPGPRHPCTLSH from the coding sequence GTGTCCGAGGGGAATCCGCTGGTAGCGCAGGCGCAGTCGCAGACCACCGGGGTGACCGGGATCGGGATCGCGGAGTCGGCGGTCGATCTGGCCAACGGGGTATCGGACGGGTCCTGGGTTGAGGCCGGGCTGGGGGCTGTCGGGGTCGGGCTCGAGGTCCTCTCGATGGTGGTTGACCCGATCGGCACACTCGCTTCCTACGGGGTGTCGTGGTTGATCGAGCACGTGCAGCCGTTGAAGGAGGCGCTGGACTGGCTGGCCGGGGATCCACCGGTGATCCAGTCGTTCTCCGAGACCTGGGCCAACGTCGCCGCCGAGGTCAACACGATCGCCGGTGACCTGACCAACGAGGTCAACAACGGCACCGCGGGCTGGCAGGGAGAGGGTGCCGAGGCCTACCGCGGTGCCGCCGCCGAGCAGGCCGACGCGCTGGCCGGAGCGGCCTCGCTGGCGGACGGCATCTCCGCCGGTGTGATGATCATGGGCACCGTGGTGGCCACGGTCCGCGAGCTGGTCCGCGACCTGGTGGCCGAACTGGTCGGCAAGCTGATCACCTGGGCGCTGGAAGCCGCCGCCACGCTCGGGTTCGCCACGCCCGCGATCGCCGTGCAGGCCACCACCGCCATCTCGAAGACGATCAGCAAGATCAGCGACTTCATCCGCAAGCTGGTCAAGACCATCGGCAACGTCTCGCCGAAGATCCGCAAGATCATCGACAAGCTCGGTGAGATCATCGAGAAGCTGTCCAAGATGCTGCGCAAGGGCGGCAAACCGGGCGGCGGCACCACGCCGTCAAGCGCCAAGGGCGGCCCGCCCAAGTCTCCCGACACCACTCCGAACTCGCCGGACACCACCCCGTCGGGCACGGACACCACACCCAGCGGTGCCGACGGGCCGGGCTCGACCTCGCCGGGCGGCACGTCGCCGAGCAAGTCGCCGGGCAAGGGTGATCCGGACGCCACCGGCGGGCAGAAGTCCGAAGGCGTCGGCGGCTGCGACGGCAAGGGCGGTGACCCGGTTGACACCGTTTCCGGGCAGATGATCACCGCGGGCACCGACGTCACCCTGCCCGGCCTGCTGCCGCTGCTGCTCGTCCGGTCCTACGCCTCCGGGTATCTCGACGGCCGCTCCTTCGGCCCCGGCTGGGCGTGCACGCTCGACCAGCGGCTGGTGCTCACCGACGCCAGGGTCCGCTACCTGGGCGAGGACGCCGAGGTGCTCAGCTACCCGCACCCCGCGCGCAACGGGGAACCGGTGCTGCCCGCCTTCGGCGCCCGGTGGCGGCTGAGCTGGGACGCGGCCACCGAGACCTACCTGATCACCGATCCCGGCTCCGGCTGGACCCGGCACTTCACCGCCAGCGCCGCCGATCCGGACCTGTGGCTGATCAGCGCGCTGTCCGACCGGAGCGGGCACCGCGTCGACTACCTGCGCGACGAAGCGGGCACCCCGGTCGCCGTCACCCATTCCGGTGGGTACCGGGTCGCCGTTGACACCGTGCGCGGTCCCGCGGGCACGCGCATCGCCGGGTACCGGCTGCTCGGCGCGGGCCCGCAGGGCACGGACCAGCCGGTGGTGTCCTTCCGGTACGACAACCGCGGCAGGCTCACCGGCATCGTCAACTCGACCGGCGTGCCCTATGAGTACGGCTACGACGACGTAGACCGGATCGTCGAATGGGTTGACCGCAACGGCTACCGCTACCGCTACGTCTACGGCGACGACGGCCGGGTGGTCCGCGGTGAGGGGCTGGGCGGCTTCCTCAACGCCACCTTCGACTACGACCTGGACAACCGCGTCACCGTGGTCACCGACAGCCTCGGTCACCGGATCGAGTACCACTACGACGAGCACAACCACATCAGCGCGGTGGTGGACCAGAACGGCAACGTCGAACGGCCCGAGTTCGACCGCCTGCACCGGCTGATCTCCTACACCGACAAGAACGGCAACGTCACCCGCTACGAGCGGGACGAGACCGGCGAGCCGGTGCGCATCGTGTACCCGGACGGCACCCAGACCACCATCGAGTACGACCCGCGCTGGCAGCTGCCGGTCCGCGTGACCCGGCCGAACGGCGGGGTCTGGCGGCACACCTACGACCACGCGGGCCGCCTGCTGTCCACTGTGGACCCGCTGGGCGCGGTGGTGACCAACGAGCTGGACGAGCGCGGCCACCTGACCGCCACGATCGACGCCGACGGCGGCCGGTGGAGCTACACCAGCGACGGCACCGGCCGTCCGCTGTCGATCACCTCGCCGCTGGGCGAGACCACCCGCTTCCGGCTCGACGGCTTCGGCCGGGTGATCGAGGCCGTGGACCCGCGCGGCCGGGTGACCCGGTACGGCTGGACCGTGGAAGGTGCGCCGACCTGGCGGGTCGGGCCGGACGGCAACCGGGAGGAGCGGGTCTACGACGCCGAGGGCAACCTGGTGCGCAGCCGCTCGGCCAGCGGGGCGGTCAGCACCCGCGAGTACGGCCCGTTCAGCATGCTCATCGCCCGCACCGGGCAGGACGGCATCCGGCACACCTTCGCCTACGACACCGAACTGCGGCTCACCGGCGTGACCAATCCCGCCGGGCAGGTCTGGTCCTACCGCTACGACCCGGTGGGCCAGCTGGTCGGGGAGCAGGACTTCACCGGCCGGGTGGTGGACTACCAGGTGGACGCGATGGGCAGCCTCGTCCGGCGGTCCGAAGCGGGTGGCGCGGTGGTCGAGCTGGCCAGGGACGTCCGCGGCCGCGTGCTCCGGCAGTCCGTGGCGGGGCGGCACACCGACTTCGAGTACGACGAGGGCGGCTGGCTGCGCCGGGTCGGCGACGGGGATACCGAGGTGACCTACGAGCGGGACCTGCTCGGCCACCCGCTGGTCGAGTCGATCAACGGCCGGGCCGTGCGCAGCGAGTTCGACGCGGTCGGCCGCCGGACCCGGCGGGTGACCCCGTCCGGCATCGAGACCACGTGGCGCTACGACGAGCTGCGCCGGGAGACCGAGCTGGTCGGCACGGCGGGCACGATCGCCTTCGAGTACCAGGCGGGCAACGAAGTGCTGCGCCGGCTCGGGGCGAACGCCACGCTCACCCAGACCTACGACGACCTCGGCAGGCTCACTGGCCAGGCGTTGTTCTCCGCGGCCGCGTCCCCCGGCACGCGGGGCCAGGTGCGCGCGGTGCAGCAGCGGACCTTCCGCTACCGCCCGGACGGCCAGCTGACCGCGATCGACGACCGGCTGCGCGGCGACCGGGTCTACGAACTGACCCCCGGCGGCCGGGTCACCGGGGTGCGGGCGAGTACCTGGTCCGAGCGGTACGCCTACGACGCGCTCGGCAACGTGGTCGCCGCCGATCCCGGCCCGGAACCGTCCGATGAGGACTCCCCGGCGACCGGCGGACCGCGGCAGGTGGACGGGGTGCTGCTGCGGGCCGCCGGCCGCGTCTCCTACGACTACGACGCCGCGGGCCGGGTGGTCAGGCAGGTCCGGCGCACCCTGTCGGGACGGCGGCTGGTGCGCGAGTACGAGTGGAACGACCTGCACCAGCTCGTCGCCGTGACCACTCCCGAAGGGGTGCGCTGGCACTACACCTACGACCCGTTCGGGCGACGGCTGGCCAAGTACCGCCTCGGTGAGGACGGCACGATCGCCGAGGAGATCACCTTCGCCTGGGACGGCACGCTGCTCGCCGAGGAGCGGCGCACGGTCGCGGGCACCACCACCGTGACCGCGTGGGACTACCGCTCCGGCAGTGCCGAACCGGTCGCCCAGACCTCCCGCTCGTGGCTGGCCGACGCGCCCGCCGAGATCATCGACACGCGGTTCCACGCGATCGTCGCCGACCTGATCGGCACGCCGACCGAACTGGTCGACGCCGACGGCCAGGTGGCCTGGTACCAGACCACCGGGCTGTGGGGCAACCAGCTCGCCGTGTCCGCGTCGGCCGGGACGAGCTGCCCGCTGCGCTTCCCCGGCCAGTACCACGACGCGGAGACCGGCCTGCACTACAACGTGCACCGCTACTACGACCCGCACACCGCGCGGTACCTCTCGCCGGACCCGCTCGGGCTGTCCCCGTCGGCCAACCACTACACCTACGTGGCCAACCCGCTGGCCGTGGCCGACCCGCTCGGCCTGGCCGGGTACCAGGACCCGGCCAGCGGCCGGTTCGCCCGCGACCCGGCCCTGCCGCCCGCCGACCACGTGCACAACCGGAGTACCGAATACCCGAGCGGCTACCGGCAGCAGACACACGACGAGATGGCCGCGAAGTGGACCGACGAGGGCCGGGCGCAGGGCGGCACGCCGCGTGACCCGACGACCGGCGAGCGGATCCCGCACGACCAGCTGACCTGGCGCGACGCGACCGGTCGCGAGATTCCCTACTACGACTCGGAAGGCCGGACGAACCTGACCTACGAGCACGTTCCGCCGGTGGCCAGGCACTGGATCGAAGAGGGCTACAACATGACCGACGCGGAACGGGCGGACTGGTACAACAGGACCGACGACATGGAGGCCATGGGCCGGTCGGAGAACTCCTCCGGTGGGGGGAAGATGACCGAGCGCTACGCCGACCAGGCGCCAGGGCCGAGGCACCCCTGTACGTTGAGTCACTGA